One genomic segment of Stigmatopora argus isolate UIUO_Sarg chromosome 1, RoL_Sarg_1.0, whole genome shotgun sequence includes these proteins:
- the e2f1 gene encoding transcription factor E2F1 gives MSETLITGHTSEDLLTIFETVVNCEGAGSSQDHQIIFITSPGNEGIHPAGVPSSTGEILLFATPQGSADVALQDKRRPPLGRPSVKRKLDLDSDHQYVCTTRPSSGCAPPSTPAPPRVPRALTEKSRYDTSLNLTTKRFLDLLTQSTDGVVDLNWASQVLEVQKRRLYDITNVLEGIQLISKKSKNHIQWLGSRVDGASVALHRELRKEVCQLGAAEEQLDKLISKCNLQLRLLPEEPQSKRWGYVLCQDLRMSFDSPDQLVMVIRSPPETQMEVTDPSEGYQVSLKSTRGPIDVFLCPENTSGVCSPATGSSPSKRSPDVDCSTPSKDGRFAAAAALEVALSSPASTSSTVTATSQPECSSLLLGGEAESLMGADPFSGLEDFDFPTDFLHGESLPLPLDGFINVSPPHSPDYHFGLQGDSGVTELFDCDFGDLSQVLGDS, from the exons ATGTCAGAGACCCTGATAACAGGCCACACGTCAGAGGATCTGTTGACTATCTTTGAAACCGTGGTCAACTGCGAAGGTGCCGGTTCCAGTCAAGACCACCAGATAATCTTCATCACCAGTCCCGGCAATGAGGGAATTCACCCGGCCGGGGTCCCGTCCAGCACGGGAGAAATTCTGCTCTTCGCCACCCCGCAGGGGTCCGCCGACGTGGCTTTGCAGGACAAGAGAAGGCCCCCTCTGGGAAGACCCTCG GTTAAGAGGAAGTTGGACCTAGACAGTGACCATCAGTACGTTTGCACGACCCGACCATCTTCAGGATGTGCGCCACCCTCCACACCTGCCCCGCCTAGAG TTCCCCGGGCCCTGACAGAAAAGTCTCGCTATGACACCTCCTTGAACCTGACAACCAAACGCTTTCTGGACCTCCTTACGCAGTCAACTGACGGTGTAGTAGATCTTAACTGGGCCTCGCAAGTCTTGGAAGTCCAGAAGCGACGTCTTTACGACATTACCAATGTTCTGGAGGGGATCCAGCTCATTTCCAAAAAGTCAAAGAATCACATCCAGTGGCT CGGGAGCCGTGTCGACGGGGCGTCCGTCGCCCTCCACCGGGAGTTGCGGAAGGAGGTTTGCCAACTCGGCGCAGCTGAGGAGCAGCTGGACAAGCTCATCTCCAAATGCAACCTCCAGCTCAGGTTGCTACCGGAAGAGCCACAGAGCAAGAGAT GGGGCTACGTGCTCTGTCAGGACTTGAGGATGTCCTTTGACTCTCCAGATCAGTTAGTTATGGTGATCAGATCCCCACCAGAGACCCAAATGGAAGTCACGGACCCCAGCGAG GGTTACCAGGTTTCACTTAAGAGCACGCGGGGTCCCATCGACGTCTTCCTCTGCCCGGAAAATACCTCCGGCGTTTGCAGCCCCGCGACGGGAAGCAGTCCTTCGAAAAGGAGTCCCGACGTCGACTGTTCGACCCCGAGCAAGGACGGGCGctttgcggcggcggcggctttaGAAGTGGCTTTATCTTCCCCCGCCTCGACGTCGTCCACCGTGACGGCAACGTCTCAGCCAGAATGCTCGTCGCTGTTGTTAGGTGGTGAAGCAG AATCTCTCATGGGCGCCGACCCATTCTCAGGCCTGGAGGACTTTGACTTCCCGACGGACTTCCTCCACGGAGAGAGCCTGCCTCTCCCATTGGACGGTTTCATCAACGTTTCCCCCCCACACAGCCCCGACTACCACTTCGGACTGCAGGGCGACTCTGGGGTCACTGAACTCTTCGACTGTGACTTCGGTGACCTCTCGCAGGTTTTGGGGGACAGTTAG